In Nicotiana tabacum cultivar K326 chromosome 11, ASM71507v2, whole genome shotgun sequence, a single window of DNA contains:
- the LOC142166174 gene encoding 6,7,8-trihydroxycoumarin synthase-like, translating into MLFLFLIAIPALVIFLLKNCRKVGVKAHNHPPGPPGLPLIGNLYQLDKESLHKYLWQLSKKYGPLMFMKLGFSKVVVISSAKIAKEAMKTHDITFSGKPSFLGQQKLSYNGLDVSFSSYGDYWREIRKICVIHLFNTKKVQSFRPIRADEVSRMVNHVTELASTSKLVNLSEIILSLSSSIICRVGFGKRYDENGDEKRRFHKLLREAEAVLGDFFVSDFFPIFGWVDKVNGKGARLEKIYNELDLFYQQLIEEHLSPTRPKSMDGDILDTLIVLRHQTLSSSLILTWDHIKAVLMDVFIAGTDTTAAAVVWGMTALMKEPKTMKKLQENIRELVGKKGRVDEDDIQKLPYLKAVIKETLRLYPPAPLLVP; encoded by the exons ATGTTGTTCCTCTTCCTAATAGCTATACCTGCACTtgtaattttccttttaaaaaattgCAGAAAAGTTGGAGTCAAGGCACATAATCATCCACCAGGTCCCCCTGGACTTCCACTTATTGGAAACTTATATCAATTAGATAAAGAATCCCTTCATAAATACCTATGGCAACTTTCAAAGAAATATGGTCCCTTAATGTTCATGAAACTTGGTTTTTCCAAAGTAGTAGTAATTTCATCAGCAAAAATTGCTAAAGAAGCAATGAAAACTCATGACATTACATTTTCTGGCAAGCCATCATTTCTTGGCCAACAAAAGTTATCGTATAACGGCTTGGATGTTAGCTTCTCATCTTACGGTGATTATTGGAGGGAAATAAGAAAAATTTGTGTTATACATCTTTTTAACACAAAAAAGGTGCAATCTTTTCGTCCAATTCGTGCAGATGAAGTGTCCAGAATGGTCAATCATGTTACAGAACTTGCTTCAACGTCGAAATTGGTTAATcttagtgagattatattgtctTTATCAAGCAGCATAATATGTAGAGTTGGATTTGGAAAGAGATATGATGAGAATGGTGATGAAAAGAGGAGATTTCACAAACTTCTACGTGAAGCAGAAGCTGTGCTTGGAGATTTTTTTGTCTCtgatttttttccaatttttggtTGGGTTGATAAAGTCAATGGAAAGGGTGCTAGACTTGAAAAGATTTACAATGAGTTGGACTTATTCTATCAACAACTCATTGAGGAGCACCTCAGCCCAACTAGGCCAAAATCAATGGATGGTGATATTCTTGATACGTTAATTGTTTTACGACATCAAACATTGTCATCATCTTTGATTCTCACTTGGGATCATATTAAAGCAGTGCTAATG GACGTATTTATTGCTGGAACGGACACGACCGCAGCTGCAGTAGTATGGGGAATGACAGCTTTGATGAAGGAGCCAAAGACAATGAAAAAATTACAAGAGAATATAAGAGAATTGGTTGGTAAAAAAGGAAGAGTAGATGAAGATGATATCCAAAAGCTTCCCTATCTCAAGGCAGTGATAAAGGAGACATTGAGATTATATCCACCAGCTCCTCTTCTTGTGCCTTGA
- the LOC142166465 gene encoding cytochrome P450 71A1-like has translation MVNDGYEIQPNTLVFFNAWAIGRDPECWKNPEDFIPERFCSSSVTNEDIDIDYKSVEFEMIPFGGGRRGCPGISLGVATVELALANLLYAFDWELPFGMVKQDIDTNTLPGLTTHKKNPLCLVAKLYH, from the coding sequence ATGGTAAATGATGGATATGAAATCCAACCAAATACTCTGGTTTTTTTCAATGCATGGGCCATAGGTAGAGATCCTGAATGTTGGAAAAATCCAGAGGACTTCATCCCTGAGAGATTCTGTAGTAGTAGTGTAACCAACGAAGATATTGATATTGACTATAAGTCAGTGGAATTTGAAATGATTCCATTTGGAGGTGGTAGAAGAGGGTGTCCTGGTATTTCACTTGGAGTAGCAACAGTGGAACTTGCACTTGCCAATCTTCTTTATGCATTTGATTGGGAACTGCCTTTTGGTATGGTGAAACAAGATATTGATACCAACACTTTGCCGGGTCTCACTACGCACAAGAAGAATCCTCTTTGTCTAGTCGCAAAACTTTATCACTAA